The DNA region TTAAGATCAGATGATGGACACGGGAAGAGTCCTCAACCTCGGTCTGGGGAACAACCGTGATCCCATACTCATTTTCGAGAAACGGTTCCCACATCCCGCGCCAGACAGGATGGAGTGCATCCCCGCTTCCAACAACATGAATCCCCTTGGTCCGGCAGCCGGCAAGTATCTGTTTTGGGACCATCTCGGGAGAGGTCGCCATCGAAAAACAGGAGTGTAAATGGAGATCGGCGTTGTACTGCATGGACATTATCCGATATAGCGCAGATCGTCGGCATTGTTTTTCTGCATGGTTGAGGCAATTGCCGAGACTTCCGTCATCATCTGCGAAGCAAGTTCGGCAAGTTCGGTCCGGTCGGCTTTGATGCCGGTAAGTTTCTCCAGGACATCGAGAACAGCGGTCGAACTGACGGGATCCACCAGATAGCCGGAGGTCTCACCAAGGAGAGCGATGCCCTCCATTCCTACAAGACGGCCGAGCGTGATCAAAAGACCGGCGGCACCGATGATCCCGCCGACCGGTTCGTCTTTGTTCAACACGGCTCCGGCAAAAAGAACCTCTTCTTTGAGGGATGAGGAGGAAAGTGCGGCAAGAATCCGCGGCGTCTCTACCATTCGGCCGACCCCGTATCCGCCGAGCGTATATATCCGTTTTACTCCCAGAAGTTCAAAGATGCGGATATACGCATTCCCAAGAATATAATGACCCTCGGGCGTCGTGCTTTGACAATCGCCCGCTAGGAGAAGGACCGCGGGGGAATTCTCCGACCCTGGCGCAAAAAACACCTCGTTTCTCGGCATGCGGAGTACCGCATCCTCGGAAAGATACATCTGCGGAGGAAAGAGTGTAGATGTGATCTCGGCAACTTTTACGGCCGAGAGAACATGAACAAGATGATCGACCACGAGTTTGCCGACATGTCCGACACCGGGGAGTCCGGCAATCACGATCGGAGAGGAGTGAGCGGCGACATCCTCAACATACCATCTGACGTTTACTTGATCCATGTTTTTGCCATCCTTCGATATTTACCATAGGGATCCTCAGGAGAATATCTTGCCGGATGGGCAGACACCGTAGGACATCCGCATTTCTGACATGTATTAAAAAGAGTGTAGGTGTTGCATTCAGGGCATCTACGAATATGACCTGTCATGAAAAACACCGGATATTACTTCTGTTTCCGGATGAGTTTGCCGGAACCTTCAGCGCGTTCCATCACACCGATCGCTGCTTCGGATGCTTTGACCAGAGCTTTTTCTGCAGTCTTATAATCCGGGGCGACAACTTTAACCCGGTAGTGCGGCGCTCCAAGATAGAGAAGTTCGATCTCGGCACCGTCAACTTTGGGTTCAGCACTCCTAAGAGCGCGGCGAATAATGTTGACTCCGTCGGGTTTGGTGGAGGTCAGTTCCAAAATCGCACTGACGGTGACTTTTGGAACCTTGACAT from Methanocorpusculum labreanum Z includes:
- a CDS encoding proteasome assembly chaperone family protein; the protein is MDQVNVRWYVEDVAAHSSPIVIAGLPGVGHVGKLVVDHLVHVLSAVKVAEITSTLFPPQMYLSEDAVLRMPRNEVFFAPGSENSPAVLLLAGDCQSTTPEGHYILGNAYIRIFELLGVKRIYTLGGYGVGRMVETPRILAALSSSSLKEEVLFAGAVLNKDEPVGGIIGAAGLLITLGRLVGMEGIALLGETSGYLVDPVSSTAVLDVLEKLTGIKADRTELAELASQMMTEVSAIASTMQKNNADDLRYIG
- a CDS encoding RNA-protein complex protein Nop10; its protein translation is MTGHIRRCPECNTYTLFNTCQKCGCPTVSAHPARYSPEDPYGKYRRMAKTWIK